Proteins encoded by one window of Polaribacter haliotis:
- a CDS encoding deoxyguanosinetriphosphate triphosphohydrolase: MNWEQLLSLKRFGDTQKRPRIAQDETRLGFDVDFDRIIFSSAFRSLQDKTQVIPLSETDFVHTRLTHSLEVSVVGRTLGRRVGKVLLERHPKLAELGYTFNDFGAIVAAASVTHDIGNPPFGHSGEKAIGEYFKTGNGAKYKEDLTEKEYQDLIDFEGNANGFKILTESREGISGGLRLSYATLGAFLKYPKESLPKKPTNHIVDKKYGFFQSEKEAFLEVVEDLGMKQKSTTNDISFYRHPLAYLVEAADDICYTIIDFEDGINLGLIEEEFALEYMIKLVKDTIDIKKYHSLKHKTDRISYLRALAIGVLINEAVDIFLNNEEAILNGTFEKSLLDKCKYEAQINDIIKISVDKIYKSTEVIEKEVAGYRIIADLLDVFVTALNNKFNGNTSNFDMLVLNLLPDEYKTETNSLYNRIMQICSFVSRMSDSYAIRMHKKITGNIV, encoded by the coding sequence ATGAACTGGGAACAACTCCTTTCTTTAAAACGCTTTGGCGACACCCAAAAACGCCCAAGAATTGCACAAGACGAAACACGTTTGGGTTTCGATGTAGATTTCGATAGAATTATATTTTCATCAGCATTTAGAAGCTTGCAAGATAAAACACAGGTAATTCCTTTATCGGAAACCGATTTTGTACACACAAGACTTACACACAGTTTAGAAGTTTCTGTAGTTGGTAGAACTTTGGGTAGAAGAGTTGGGAAAGTGTTGTTAGAGCGTCACCCAAAGTTAGCAGAATTAGGCTACACTTTTAACGATTTTGGTGCAATTGTAGCAGCAGCTTCAGTAACACACGATATTGGAAACCCGCCTTTTGGACATTCAGGAGAAAAAGCCATTGGCGAGTATTTTAAAACTGGAAATGGAGCAAAATATAAAGAAGATTTAACAGAAAAAGAATACCAAGATTTAATCGACTTCGAAGGAAATGCAAACGGATTCAAAATTCTTACAGAAAGCAGAGAAGGTATTTCTGGCGGATTAAGATTAAGCTACGCAACATTAGGTGCATTTTTAAAATACCCAAAAGAAAGTCTTCCAAAGAAACCAACAAACCATATTGTAGATAAAAAGTATGGCTTTTTTCAATCGGAAAAAGAAGCTTTTTTAGAAGTTGTGGAAGATTTAGGAATGAAACAAAAATCGACTACAAACGATATTTCTTTTTACAGACATCCATTAGCCTATTTAGTAGAAGCAGCAGATGATATTTGCTACACAATTATAGATTTCGAAGACGGAATAAACCTCGGTTTAATTGAAGAAGAATTCGCGTTAGAATATATGATTAAGTTAGTAAAAGATACTATAGACATTAAAAAATACCATTCATTAAAACATAAAACAGACAGAATTAGTTATTTACGTGCCTTGGCAATTGGTGTGTTAATTAACGAAGCTGTAGATATATTTTTAAATAATGAGGAAGCTATTTTAAATGGAACTTTCGAGAAATCTTTGTTAGATAAATGTAAGTATGAAGCACAAATTAACGACATAATAAAAATAAGTGTAGACAAAATTTACAAAAGCACAGAAGTTATAGAGAAGGAAGTTGCTGGTTATCGAATTATAGCAGACTTATTAGATGTATTTGTAACTGCATTAAATAACAAATTTAATGGTAATACATCAAACTTCGATATGTTGGTGCTAAACTTACTGCCAGATGAATATAAAACAGAAACAAATAGCTTATATAATAGAATTATGCAAATATGTAGTTTTGTTTCAAGAATGTCAGATAGTTATGCAATACGAATGCACAAAAAAATAACAGGAAATATTGTATAA